One segment of Nostoc piscinale CENA21 DNA contains the following:
- the surE gene encoding 5'/3'-nucleotidase SurE: protein MTIILTNDDGIDAPGIKALLRAVNSENVIVAAPKDHQSGCGHQVTTTRSINIQQRSEQEYAIAGTPADCVRIAISQICPDTKLVLSGINAGGNLGVDVYISGTVAAVREAAMNGIPGIAISHYRKAKLNFDWELAARLTSEVLADLIQRPLESGCFWNVNLPHLQPGELDPKMVFCQPCNKALPINYRVNGNEFYYVGEYGKRDRTPGSDVDVCFSGNIAITQLRV from the coding sequence ATGACGATAATCTTGACTAACGACGATGGTATTGATGCGCCTGGAATCAAAGCGTTGCTGCGGGCTGTGAACAGTGAAAATGTGATTGTTGCTGCGCCTAAAGATCATCAATCAGGTTGTGGACATCAAGTTACTACAACCCGTTCTATAAATATTCAACAGCGTTCCGAGCAGGAATATGCGATCGCCGGCACTCCGGCTGATTGTGTGAGAATAGCAATATCGCAAATTTGTCCAGATACCAAGCTGGTCTTATCTGGCATCAATGCGGGTGGAAATCTGGGTGTAGATGTTTATATTTCTGGGACTGTAGCTGCTGTGCGAGAAGCTGCTATGAATGGGATTCCGGGGATAGCTATTTCTCACTATCGCAAAGCCAAGCTAAATTTTGACTGGGAACTGGCGGCAAGATTAACATCTGAAGTGTTAGCTGATTTAATTCAACGACCTCTCGAATCTGGATGTTTTTGGAATGTGAATCTACCCCACTTACAGCCAGGAGAACTAGATCCCAAAATGGTATTTTGTCAACCCTGCAATAAAGCTTTGCCCATTAATTATCGTGTGAATGGCAATGAATTTTATTATGTAGGGGAATATGGGAAACGCGATCGCACTCCTGGTAGTGATGTGGATGTTTGCTTTTCTGGCAATATCGCCATTACTCAGTTAAGAGTATAG
- a CDS encoding hybrid sensor histidine kinase/response regulator codes for MLNLQENSLILIVDDTITNLEIISDALTNAGFSVTTARNGEKALQQIQDKLPDLILLDVMMPGIDGLETCRKLKTDPLTQDIPVIFMTGISDTETKVKGLSLGAVDYITKPCQKEEVLARIKTHLQLRYLTKTLEQRVAERTSELSQALKDLQAYQLQLIQKEKMSALGQLVAGIAHEINNPVSCIHGNLAHATNYFNNLMNIIDLYQQNYPEPVAAIQAEIAETDLDYMRSDLPNLITSMKEGVQRIRNISTSLRNFSRSDQDRKVFCNIHNGIDSTIMILKHRLKASKIRPEIEVIKHYGSLPSVTCFSGQLNQVFMNILTNAIDALEESNIGRSYSEIEQHPNRIWITTSLSENKQNVLIRIKDNGVGMSAEIQQKIFEHLFTTKAVGQGTGLGLSIAHQIIVEKHQGKLDVYSVPEKGSEFTITIPIH; via the coding sequence ATGCTGAATTTACAAGAAAATAGTTTAATTTTAATCGTAGATGATACTATCACAAATCTAGAAATTATTTCTGACGCATTGACTAATGCGGGATTTAGTGTAACTACAGCGAGAAATGGCGAAAAAGCACTTCAGCAAATTCAAGATAAGTTACCAGATTTAATTTTACTAGATGTAATGATGCCTGGAATCGATGGATTGGAAACTTGTCGAAAATTAAAAACAGACCCCTTAACTCAAGATATCCCAGTAATTTTTATGACGGGAATTTCAGATACAGAAACTAAAGTCAAGGGTTTAAGCTTAGGAGCAGTTGATTATATTACTAAACCTTGTCAAAAAGAAGAAGTATTAGCGAGAATTAAAACCCACTTACAGCTGCGTTATTTAACTAAAACTTTAGAACAAAGAGTCGCAGAAAGAACCTCCGAACTATCCCAAGCTTTAAAAGATTTACAAGCATATCAACTGCAATTAATTCAGAAAGAAAAAATGTCGGCTTTAGGTCAGTTAGTAGCAGGTATTGCTCACGAAATTAATAATCCTGTGAGTTGTATTCATGGCAATCTGGCTCATGCTACGAATTATTTCAATAATTTGATGAATATAATTGACCTTTATCAGCAAAACTATCCTGAACCTGTAGCTGCTATTCAAGCCGAAATTGCGGAAACAGACTTAGACTATATGCGCTCTGACCTACCTAATTTAATTACTTCGATGAAAGAGGGAGTTCAGCGCATTCGCAACATCAGTACTAGTCTGCGGAATTTTTCTCGCTCTGATCAAGACCGGAAAGTTTTCTGTAATATTCATAATGGTATTGACAGTACAATTATGATTCTCAAACACCGCTTGAAAGCTTCCAAAATCCGCCCAGAAATTGAAGTTATTAAACATTATGGCAGTTTACCTTCTGTGACCTGTTTTAGCGGTCAGTTGAATCAGGTATTTATGAACATTTTAACTAATGCCATTGATGCTTTAGAAGAGTCGAATATAGGGCGGAGCTATAGTGAAATTGAGCAGCATCCGAATCGAATTTGGATTACAACTTCTCTGAGTGAAAATAAACAGAATGTTTTGATTCGGATTAAAGATAATGGCGTGGGGATGTCTGCTGAGATCCAGCAAAAAATATTTGAGCATTTATTTACGACTAAAGCAGTTGGGCAAGGTACAGGTTTAGGGTTATCAATTGCCCATCAAATTATTGTCGAAAAGCATCAAGGTAAATTGGATGTATATTCTGTACCAGAGAAGGGTTCAGAATTTACGATTACTATTCCAATTCATTAG
- a CDS encoding hybrid sensor histidine kinase/response regulator, translating to MNNIPNNSILVVDDVPINIKILLEILTQAGYRVSVAKNGKSALEKVEEAIPNLILLDVMMPGMDGFETCRILKTNPKTKDIPIIFMTALSEPVNKIKGLQLGAVDYITKPIEHEEVLARINVHLELRRTQLRLAQEEKMSALGQLVAGIAHEINNPVNFICGNLIHAERYIDDLLKLLELYEKNLASATPEIQTFSKKIEIDFLKQDLPQLLSSMKKGSERVEQIVRSLRLFSRLDDTEYQAFDLHEGIDSTLVILSSRMKGTATRPAIEVVKKYGNLPLVECYAGKINQVLMNLLANAIDAIDELIEKQESNASEQTPTIWISTKVTSDQKSVLIEIADNGIGMSVDVRQRMFEHFFTTKPLGKGTGLGLAIAQEIIVEKHGGALEVDASPGAGAKFVITIPIYQGSF from the coding sequence ATGAATAATATACCTAATAATTCGATTCTCGTTGTTGATGATGTTCCAATTAATATCAAAATTTTATTGGAAATATTAACTCAAGCTGGTTACAGAGTTTCTGTGGCTAAAAATGGTAAAAGTGCCTTAGAAAAAGTAGAGGAGGCAATACCAAATTTAATTTTATTAGATGTGATGATGCCGGGCATGGATGGGTTTGAAACTTGTCGGATTTTAAAAACAAACCCAAAAACGAAAGATATTCCGATTATATTTATGACTGCACTATCAGAGCCAGTTAATAAAATCAAGGGATTACAATTGGGCGCAGTAGATTATATTACTAAACCAATTGAACATGAAGAAGTATTGGCGAGAATTAATGTTCATTTAGAACTGCGGCGAACGCAGTTAAGGTTAGCGCAGGAAGAAAAAATGTCTGCTTTGGGACAATTAGTAGCTGGGATTGCTCATGAGATTAATAATCCAGTTAATTTTATTTGTGGTAATTTAATTCACGCTGAAAGATATATTGATGATTTATTGAAATTACTAGAATTGTATGAAAAGAATTTAGCAAGTGCGACTCCAGAAATTCAAACTTTCTCGAAGAAAATAGAGATAGATTTTCTCAAGCAAGACTTACCGCAACTTTTATCTTCGATGAAGAAGGGGTCGGAACGTGTGGAACAAATTGTGCGATCGCTCCGTTTATTTTCTCGATTAGATGACACAGAATATCAGGCATTTGACTTGCATGAAGGTATTGATAGCACTTTGGTAATTTTAAGCAGTCGGATGAAAGGCACAGCCACACGTCCGGCGATTGAGGTTGTGAAGAAATATGGTAATTTACCTTTAGTAGAATGCTATGCAGGCAAAATTAACCAAGTTTTGATGAATCTGTTAGCAAATGCCATTGATGCTATTGATGAGTTGATAGAAAAGCAAGAGTCAAATGCAAGTGAGCAAACTCCAACTATTTGGATCAGCACAAAAGTTACCAGTGATCAAAAATCTGTGTTGATTGAAATTGCTGATAATGGTATTGGGATGTCTGTGGATGTAAGGCAGAGAATGTTTGAGCATTTTTTTACCACCAAACCCCTAGGTAAAGGTACTGGTTTAGGGTTAGCGATCGCGCAGGAAATCATTGTGGAAAAACACGGAGGCGCTTTAGAAGTGGATGCTTCACCAGGAGCAGGCGCTAAATTTGTGATCACCATTCCCATTTACCAAGGAAGTTTCTGA